The genomic stretch TTGGGCTAGATTTAAATCTAGCTTCAATACTTTCGGCGAGCGCCTGGAACTCTTCAAGATGTGCAGTAGAAGCGCGAGCCACAAGCGCGATCACCCTCTTAGGAGCGGGTGGAGCTAATGGCCGAGCAAGCAATGTCGTGCCATTTAAGAGCCCTCCCTTGACCGCCATCTCAGGCAGCAGTGCAATGCCCATGCCAGACTCCACCATTTGCAACAAAGTGAGCAGACTCGTTGCCTCCACACCATCTGCATTCCGAATATCAGAGCGCTTACAGGCTTGCATAGTGTGATCGCGAAGACAGTGCCCCTCCTCCAGCAGCAATAAGCGTTCAGCCATTTTTGCGGGTAGGTGAATGTCCTTGCCTTTAAGAGCTGGATCGTCTGCTCTGGCTACCACCCAAAATTCATCGATAAAGAGTTCTTTTACCAACAAGCCGGCCGTGTCATATGGCAAAGCAATTAATGCAAAGTCCAGCTGATGATCAACTAAGCGCGACAATAAATTAGCAGTTAAGTCTTCACGCAAGGCAACTTTTAGATTGGGGTAATACTCCCGAATATCTGGCAATACATTTGGCAATAGGAATGGTGCGATAGTCGGAATCACGCCAAGCCGAATGGTTCCAGACATCGGCTTGCCAGCTGCATCCGCATATTCCACCAAATCCTGAGATGAGGCCAAGATTGCCTTAGCTCTCTCCAGAATCTCCATACCAATTGGAGTAATGGCCACGTTTTGGCGATCTCGCTCTACCAAGCGCACGCCTAGACCATCCTCAAGCTCCTTTAAGCCTGCACTTAAGGTCGACTGACCAACGAAACAGGCCTCTGCAGCCCTAGTAAAGTTCAGCTCTTGAGCAATGGCTACAAAATAGCGCAACTGACGTAATGAAGGTAAAGCAGTCATATGTTGCAAAACTCCCTATAATCGATTTATTAGATAAATAATATCATTATTATTTATTGGACTGATTATCTTTTGAGGTTCAGAATTCATTCCATGGTGTTTAAGCACCGTTTACAAATCAATATGAAAAGGAATGAAAAATGGCACGTCCAGAAATTAAAACCATCCAAAACTTAGAGTCTGCTTTTGCAGGTGAATCCATGGCGCATATCAAGTATCGCTATTTTGCAAAATTAGCACGCGCTGCTGGCGATATTGAAACTGCTGAAATCTTTGAGGCAACTGCAGACCAAGAAGTCATGCATGCCTTTGGTCACCTCGATTTGCTCTACCCCGCGAATACGATTACCCCAACTCGTGCCTTAGAGATCGCAATCGAGGGTGAGACATATGAATACACCGAAATGTACCCAACTTTCCGAAAAACAGCGGTAGATGAAGGTAATACAGCAGCGGTAGTGGAGATTGATGAGCAAATTGCCGAATCAAAAGAGCATGCAGAGCAGTTTCAAGCCATGTTGGCAAAAGCAGCAAAACGCTTTGCAGCCTTGGCTAATGTAGAGGAACGCCATGCTAACCACTACAAAAAGGCCTTAGAAAAAGCAAAAGAATTTGCTGCAGTCTGAACGGCTTTAGAAATAAAACAGAATTAAATTTAAACTGATCAAATTATCTTAAAGGAAATATCATGAAATCTTGGCAATGTATCGTATGTGGCTTCATCTATGACGAAGCAAAAGGCTTACCGGATGACGGTATTCCTGCGGGCACGGCTTGGGCTGACATCCCAGAAGATTGGGAATGCCCAGACTGCGGTGTAGCAAAATCGGATTTTGAAATGGTGCAAGTTTCTTAATTCAAGCCTTACATCACTCATTTAACTGTATTACTAGGGAGTCCAGCTTTGGATCATCAGAATCAATCATCTCCATCAGGAATTGTCATCATCGGTAGCGGCTTAGCTGGATTTACAGTTATTCGCGAATTGCGCAAGCTCGATAAAGCAGTACCGATCACTCTGGTGACTCGCGAGCCGGGCTACTTTTACTCAAAGCCGATGCTCTCTACCGCACTAGCGAGTAATAAATCTGCAGAGCAATTGGTTTCAAGCAATGCAGAAGGTATGGCAACTCAATTGGAGATTACGATTTTGGATGACCTTGATGTCACTGAAATCAACACAGCTTCACAGACAATTGAAACCTCTAAAGGATCGATTCCATATGGAAAGCTGGTGCTAGGCTTGGGCGCAGATCAAATACGCCTGCCTTTGCAAGGTAACGCTGCTAAGGAAGTGATTACAGTAAATGATCTGGAAGAGTATGCCCAATTTCGCAAGGCAATCGCAGGCAAAAAACGCATTGTGATTTTAGGTGCTGGACTGATTGGGTGTGAATTTGCAAACGATTTAGTTTTGGGGTCTTATGAAGTGGATGTGATAGATCTAGCGCCCCAAGCCTTAGGTCGACTCCTTCCTGAAGCAGCTGCTCAAGCACTCCAAGCGAAGTTAAGCGAGGCGGGTGTTCGTTGGCACTTTGGAACTACCGTGCAATCAGTTGATCGCAATGGTGAATCCCTCACAGTGACCCTGGCTAATGGAACGGTAATCACCAGTGATGTATTTCTATCAGCAGTAGGATTGAAGCCTCGACTAGATTTGGCTAAAGCGAGCGGCATTGCAACAGGCACAGGAATTACAGTGAATCGCCAGTTGGAGACTAGCGCAAAGAATGTCTTTGCCATCGGTGACTGCGCTGAAGTAGATGGCCTAGTTCTACCCTATGTCATGCCAATCATGCAGGCAGCACGTGCTTTAGCGCCAAACCTCATCGGACAGCCGGCCACCCTCACCTATCCTGCTATGCCGGTGATGGTAAAGACGCCCGCCCTTCCAACAGTTGTTTCTCCACCAGCAAAAGGTGCGGTTGGCGATTGGAGAATCAATACCGTGGATGGCGGCCTTGAGGCACGTTTTGAGTCGAGTGATGGCAAGCTCCTAGGCTTTGCTCTCTTGGGAACAGCAACAGCACAACGCGGTGCTCTGACAAAAGAGTTGCCGCCAATATTGCAATAAGCGGTAGATTTATATCACCCATTCAAATTGTTTTTTGAAATAGCTTCATGGAATAAGTAAAAGGCCCGCAATTGCGGGCCTTTTTAATGAACTAATTCAGCTTACTTAAGCAAGCGCAACAAACCAAGTTGCATTGTGTGATTGAGCAACCATCAAAAACAACATAGGAATAGAAAGCATCGTATTAAAGCGTGAGACCAACATCGCAACACGCGCAGACTTGGCCTTGACATCAGACTCAACCGCCACAATACCCAGGGCTCGTTTCTGAAGTGGCCAAATAATGAACCAAACATTAAACGCCATTACCAAAGCGATCCACATACCTAAACCAATTGCACGAAATGGCGCTTGCAAAGTAAATGCTTGATGCGCATAGCCATTCAAAACGGCCAAAATCATGCCACTAATAACGGTAAATAAAGCTGCCCAACGAAACCAAAACAAAGCTGTTGGGGCGATGACTTTACCAATGGCTGGCTTTTGCTCATCCGGAATTTTAGGCATCGAAGGAATCTGCACAAAATTGAAGTACCAAAGCAAACCAACCCACATCACGCCAACCATCACGTGAATCCAGCGGAATAAAAATGGCAACTCAATAGAGCTTAGATTGGCACCTAAGCCCAAAACAATTAAAGCAAGGAGAACAAACCCAGCTAAAACTGTGCGGCCTAATGAGGTAAAGATAGATGCCATAGAAACCTTCTCAATAAAAATAGTTAAGCGAGATTAAGCAAAATTCTTGCTAGCAAAATCCCAGTTCACTACATTCCAGAAGTTTTCCAAATACTTAGGACGCGCATTGCGTGTATCAATGTAATAAGCATGCTCCCATACATCGCAAGTCATGAGCGGCTTTGCATCAGTAGTCAGCGGTGTAGCAGCATTGCTGGTTGAGGCTAAATCCAGTGAACCGTCAGCCTTCTTCACCAACCAAGCCCAACCAGATCCAAAAGTGCCTATTGCGCATTTTGCAAACTCTTCTTTGAATTTATCAAATGAGCCCCACTTAGCATTGATGGCATCGGCCAAAGCACCCGTTGGAGCACCGCCACCATTTGGCTTCATGCTGTTCCAGTAAAAGGTGTGGTTCCATACTTGAGCTGCATTATTAAAAACACCGCCAGCAGATTTTTTAACAATATCTTCTAAAGATGCATTTTCAAACTCAGTCCCTTTAATTAAGTTATTGAGATTGGTGACATAAGTTTGGTGATGCTTCCCGTAGTGAAACTCTAGCGTTTCTTTAGAAATGAATGGGGAAAGCGCATCCAATGCGTAAGGTAACTGAGGTAATGTGTGTTCCATCATTTTTTCCTTTAAAGACGTGTTAATAAATAGCTATAGGGCCATATTCGACCTAACTATAGTCGATTCTGGCGATTTTGTTTGAGCGTGAAAAAATGGGGCTGACTGTATCAACCCCACCCATGGATTACTGGGCTGTCCAGCCACCATCCATATTCCAAGCCACTCCACGCACCTCGGAGGCATCGGGACCGCAAAGGAAGATTGCTAATGCAGCCAATTGCTCGGGAGCCACGAATTCGCCGGAGGGCTGCTTCTCTGAAACCAAAGCTTTTTTAGCCTCTTCATTTGAGACCCCATCACGCTCTGCACGGGCATCCACTTGTTTTTGAACCAAAGGGGTAAGAACCCAGCCTGGGCAAATCGCATTGCAGGTAATTCCAGTTTTAGCATTCTCTAAAGCAGTGACTTTAGTTAAGCCGACAATGCCATGCTTTGCAGCTACGTAAGCAGACTTTTGTACTGAACCCACCAAACCATGCACAGAGGCAATATTGATAATGCGACCCCAGTTACGCTTCTTCATTCCAGGCAAGGCGTGATGAGAGGTATAGAAAGCTGAACTGAGATTAATGGCAATAATGGATTCCCATTTATCTGCCGGAAAATCTTCCACATTAGCTGTGTATTGAATACCTGCATTGTTCACTAAGATATCAAGTGATCCAAAACGTGTTTCAGTTTGTTTGATCAGATCTTCAATCTCGGCAGGCTTACTCATGTCAGCACCGTGATAATCCACCTCTACTCCGCATGCTTTGATCGCAGCGATAGCGGCATCTTTTTCTCCAAAACCGTTGACCATGATATTGGCGCCCTGCTTTGCCAATCCAATAGCCATTGCCAAACCAATGCCACTTGTAGAGCCAGTGACCAGAGCTGTTTTACCTTTTAAATGAGACATGTTCTTATTCGCTATATCAAGTTAATCGCAAACCCCCTCAGAGGGGATTTGCGGATGATCAAAACTTGATGTTACAGGAAGCGACAACCCGGTCGATATCGGGAATGCACTAAGTCAGGAGAGCTCCTGATTAGACCTTGCCAAGAGCCTTCAGAATCTTTTCACAAGTGATAGGCTGATCAAACACCGCAGTATTAAACGGCGCCAAAGCATCATTAATCGCATTCTGAACGGCTCCAGGGGCTCCAGCAGTACCAGCTTCACCTGCACCTTTTGCCCCCAACTTAGATGACTGAGTTGGCGTCTCCACGTGGGCTACTTCAATATCTGGCATTTCATTGGCCATCGGCACCAAATAATCAGCCATACTGCCATTGCGTAGCAACCCACTATCGTCATAGAGACACTCCTCAAAAAGAACGCCCCCAATTCCCTGAACAATAGCTCCACGTACCTGCTCATCCACCAGCATAGGATTTAATACGCGACCACAGTCCTCAACTGCCCAATGTTTCAAGAGCTTTACAAATCCGGTATCAGGATCCACTTCAACATAAGAAGCCTGAACGCCATTAGTAAAGATGAATGGATATTCTTTTTGGGTGTAATGACGTGTAACCATCAAATCAGCAGAGAAGCCCACAGGCAAGGTATCCGTACGGAAATAACCAATACGACCAATCTCGCTAAATGGCAGCAATTGCTCACCAGTGGCTTTATCTAAAACATGGCCACGTCGAACTGACAACTCTTCAGGCGATCTATTCAAGATGGCGCCAGCAAGCTTCAAGATATTTTCTTGGAGCGCCTGACATGCTAACAACACTGCCTCACCACCCACACCGGCGCCACGAGAAGCCCAAGTACCACCACCATAAGGTGTGACATCAGTATCGCCAGTAATGATGCGAACATCTTTAATAGAAAGTCCAACAGCATCAGCAGCAATTTGTGCATAGATACCTTCAGTGCCCTGACCCTGCTCACCAACGCCAATCAATATAGAAACAACTCCACTAGGATCAAGTCGCGCAGAAGCTCCATCCTGAGAGGCAATACGAGCACCACCCACACCATAGAAGGCTGGACTTGGATTAGTTAACTCAATTAATGTCGCAAAACCAATTCCGCGATAGATACCCTTTTTGCGCAACTCAGCCTGCTCCTTGCGCAAAGCAGAATAGTCCATCATTTTTTCAATCGTGCGCAAGCATTGCTCATGCGATAAGACTTCCAATTTAATCCCTGAAATCCCAGAGCATGGATAAGCATCATCAGGAATCACATTGCGTTTACGAAACTCCAATGGATCCATCTTTAACTTTTGCGCTGCCAAATCTACTAAACCTTCAGTCACAGCACAGGCAATTGGATGCCCCACTCCGCGATATTGGCATGTAGGCGTTTTATTCTGAAACACCACATTCAGCTTGGCTCTGTAATTTTGATGCTTATACGGGCCTCCAACCAAGTTCACCACTTGGTTACCTTCAATTGCACTCGTTCTTGGGAACATAGAATATGGACCAATCGCAGTGAGATCGTCGATCTCAAAAGCCAATATGTCACCTTCTTTATTGGCTGCAATACGCCCTTTAATGCGGTGCTCACGGGCATGAATATCACTCGTAAATGATTCGAGTCGATCCGCGACAAATTTAACTGGGCGCTCTAACATCATTGCCAAACCAACTGTTGCAAAATCATCGGGATATGCATGAACCTTGATACCAAAAGATCCACCAACGTCCTTGCAGATGACATGTACATCAGACTCAGATAAACCAAACTGACGGC from Polynucleobacter sp. AP-Jannik-300A-C4 encodes the following:
- the sodB gene encoding superoxide dismutase; translation: MEHTLPQLPYALDALSPFISKETLEFHYGKHHQTYVTNLNNLIKGTEFENASLEDIVKKSAGGVFNNAAQVWNHTFYWNSMKPNGGGAPTGALADAINAKWGSFDKFKEEFAKCAIGTFGSGWAWLVKKADGSLDLASTSNAATPLTTDAKPLMTCDVWEHAYYIDTRNARPKYLENFWNVVNWDFASKNFA
- a CDS encoding urate hydroxylase PuuD, which produces MASIFTSLGRTVLAGFVLLALIVLGLGANLSSIELPFLFRWIHVMVGVMWVGLLWYFNFVQIPSMPKIPDEQKPAIGKVIAPTALFWFRWAALFTVISGMILAVLNGYAHQAFTLQAPFRAIGLGMWIALVMAFNVWFIIWPLQKRALGIVAVESDVKAKSARVAMLVSRFNTMLSIPMLFLMVAQSHNATWFVALA
- a CDS encoding 3-hydroxybutyrate dehydrogenase; translation: MSHLKGKTALVTGSTSGIGLAMAIGLAKQGANIMVNGFGEKDAAIAAIKACGVEVDYHGADMSKPAEIEDLIKQTETRFGSLDILVNNAGIQYTANVEDFPADKWESIIAINLSSAFYTSHHALPGMKKRNWGRIINIASVHGLVGSVQKSAYVAAKHGIVGLTKVTALENAKTGITCNAICPGWVLTPLVQKQVDARAERDGVSNEEAKKALVSEKQPSGEFVAPEQLAALAIFLCGPDASEVRGVAWNMDGGWTAQ
- a CDS encoding NAD(P)/FAD-dependent oxidoreductase, which gives rise to MDHQNQSSPSGIVIIGSGLAGFTVIRELRKLDKAVPITLVTREPGYFYSKPMLSTALASNKSAEQLVSSNAEGMATQLEITILDDLDVTEINTASQTIETSKGSIPYGKLVLGLGADQIRLPLQGNAAKEVITVNDLEEYAQFRKAIAGKKRIVILGAGLIGCEFANDLVLGSYEVDVIDLAPQALGRLLPEAAAQALQAKLSEAGVRWHFGTTVQSVDRNGESLTVTLANGTVITSDVFLSAVGLKPRLDLAKASGIATGTGITVNRQLETSAKNVFAIGDCAEVDGLVLPYVMPIMQAARALAPNLIGQPATLTYPAMPVMVKTPALPTVVSPPAKGAVGDWRINTVDGGLEARFESSDGKLLGFALLGTATAQRGALTKELPPILQ
- a CDS encoding xanthine dehydrogenase family protein molybdopterin-binding subunit; translated protein: MNKPADLKGLVLDPVTNDQRYIGNSEPRHKARRLIEGQGTYVDDIQLPRMGHVVYWRSPVAHMKIGKIHTEQASKMPGVLAIVDGAKMAELCKPWVATLGHLAGMKSAPQYALAIDRACWQGEPVVAVVAETRAQAEDALQLIEVEWEELPAVVSMETALDADTPVIHPELGDNLCFTRSLDVGQVDEVFANADVVAEATFGFGRHTGVTLEPRCQIADYNPGDRRLTVYHSQQAPHMMQDLYCRQFGLSESDVHVICKDVGGSFGIKVHAYPDDFATVGLAMMLERPVKFVADRLESFTSDIHAREHRIKGRIAANKEGDILAFEIDDLTAIGPYSMFPRTSAIEGNQVVNLVGGPYKHQNYRAKLNVVFQNKTPTCQYRGVGHPIACAVTEGLVDLAAQKLKMDPLEFRKRNVIPDDAYPCSGISGIKLEVLSHEQCLRTIEKMMDYSALRKEQAELRKKGIYRGIGFATLIELTNPSPAFYGVGGARIASQDGASARLDPSGVVSILIGVGEQGQGTEGIYAQIAADAVGLSIKDVRIITGDTDVTPYGGGTWASRGAGVGGEAVLLACQALQENILKLAGAILNRSPEELSVRRGHVLDKATGEQLLPFSEIGRIGYFRTDTLPVGFSADLMVTRHYTQKEYPFIFTNGVQASYVEVDPDTGFVKLLKHWAVEDCGRVLNPMLVDEQVRGAIVQGIGGVLFEECLYDDSGLLRNGSMADYLVPMANEMPDIEVAHVETPTQSSKLGAKGAGEAGTAGAPGAVQNAINDALAPFNTAVFDQPITCEKILKALGKV
- a CDS encoding rubredoxin; the protein is MKSWQCIVCGFIYDEAKGLPDDGIPAGTAWADIPEDWECPDCGVAKSDFEMVQVS
- a CDS encoding hydrogen peroxide-inducible genes activator, with translation MTALPSLRQLRYFVAIAQELNFTRAAEACFVGQSTLSAGLKELEDGLGVRLVERDRQNVAITPIGMEILERAKAILASSQDLVEYADAAGKPMSGTIRLGVIPTIAPFLLPNVLPDIREYYPNLKVALREDLTANLLSRLVDHQLDFALIALPYDTAGLLVKELFIDEFWVVARADDPALKGKDIHLPAKMAERLLLLEEGHCLRDHTMQACKRSDIRNADGVEATSLLTLLQMVESGMGIALLPEMAVKGGLLNGTTLLARPLAPPAPKRVIALVARASTAHLEEFQALAESIEARFKSSPRISRGSRKSFQRV
- a CDS encoding rubrerythrin family protein, with the translated sequence MARPEIKTIQNLESAFAGESMAHIKYRYFAKLARAAGDIETAEIFEATADQEVMHAFGHLDLLYPANTITPTRALEIAIEGETYEYTEMYPTFRKTAVDEGNTAAVVEIDEQIAESKEHAEQFQAMLAKAAKRFAALANVEERHANHYKKALEKAKEFAAV